A single Lactuca sativa cultivar Salinas chromosome 8, Lsat_Salinas_v11, whole genome shotgun sequence DNA region contains:
- the LOC111911291 gene encoding probable ribose-5-phosphate isomerase 2, producing the protein MALAYDPHFIGTGNVDTAAGALMTSPSPSPVSLSQDELKKIAGFKAVEFVESGMVVGLGTGSTAKHAVDRIGELLRQGILTGIVGIPTSKKTHEQALSLNIPLSDLETHPVIDLAIDGADEVDPDMNLVKGRGGSLLREKMIECVSKKFVVIVDESKLVDYIGGSGLAMPVEIVPFCWKFTAQMLQSLFKDADCVAKLRTLPESKDPYVTDNNNYIIDLYFKKSIGDLKAAGDAILRIPGVVEHGMFLDMATTLIVAGEHGVTVKKNKV; encoded by the coding sequence ATGGCTCTTGCGTATGACCCACATTTTATCGGGACTGGAAACGTCGACACCGCCGCCGGTGCCTTAATGACGTCTCCATCTCCCTCTCCGGTGAGTTTGAGTCAAGACGAATTGAAGAAAATCGCCGGGTTTAAGGCTGTTGAGTTCGTAGAATCCGGTATGGTTGTCGGACTTGGAACCGGGTCCACAGCCAAACATGCAGTCGACCGTATCGGCGAACTTCTCCGGCAAGGTATACTGACGGGCATCGTCGGAATCCCCACCTCGAAAAAAACCCACGAACAAGCTTTATCTCTAAACATCCCTTTATCGGATCTCGAGACACACCCTGTTATCGATTTAGCCATTGATGGAGCAGATGAAGTCGACCCGGACATGAATTTGGTTAAAGGTCGTGGTGGATCTTTGTTACGTGAAAAAATGATCGAATGCGTTTCAAAGAAATTCGTGGTGATTGTCGATGAATCAAAGCTTGTTGATTACATCGGTGGCAGTGGTTTAGCTATGCCTGTTGAAATTGTTCCGTTTTGCTGGAAATTTACAGCGCAGATGCTTCAATCGTTGTTTAAAGATGCTGATTGTGTGGCAAAGCTTCGAACTTTACCGGAATCCAAAGACCCATATGTAACTGATAATAACAATTACATCATCGATTTGTATTTCAAGAAAAGTATAGGGGATTTGAAGGCTGCCGGCGATGCAATTTTGAGGATTCCCGGAGTGGTGGAGCATGGAATGTTTCTTGATATGGCTACCACTTTGATAGTCGCCGGAGAACATGGTGTCACCGtgaagaagaacaaagtttag